From one Rosa rugosa chromosome 4, drRosRugo1.1, whole genome shotgun sequence genomic stretch:
- the LOC133741793 gene encoding uncharacterized protein LOC133741793 — protein MSLTCSQTLVLYSSNPPHTKPSLFPTTSILKLSPTFFRNGSNSVSRRNNRFQFHANSTDSDDELGTMQVAAVSNPSSTSLLSFLCPLLKLFSGGDPSQERNFTLEVATSSLSTLARFPWGSRSLSNNSDSPEVTTLDPPVRLQLFEFEACPFCRRVREAMTELDLSAEVYPCPKGSIRHRELVNRSGGKEQFPFLIDPNTGISMYESGEIVRYLFQQYGKGRKPSPGLLESTLLTGWMPTIFRAGRGMTLWERATLEAPPEKLELYSYENNPYARIVREALCELELPYILQNVGEGSLRLKLLVDASGSKEVPYLIDPNTGTHVGDYKKILSYLFLTYSVAAV, from the exons ATGTCTCTCACGTGCTCTCAAACACTAGTCCTCTATTCCTCAAACCCACCCCACACTAAACCTTCCCTGTTCCCAACCACTTCAATTCTGAAGCTTTCGCCAACATTCTTCAGAAATGGCAGCAACTCTGTTTCTCGCAGAAACAACAGATTTCAGTTCCATGCAAACTCCACTGACTCAGACGACGAATTGGGAACTATGCAAGTTGCTGCCGTTTCCAACCCATCATCCACCAgccttctctcttttctttgccCCTTGCTCAAACTCTTCTCC GGAGGAGATCCCTCACAAGAACGGAACTTTACCTTGGAG GTAGCCACATCTTCCTTGTCTACCTTGGCTAGATTCCCTTGGGGATCAAGATCTCTATCAAATAATTCGGACAGCCCGGAAGTCACCACCTTGGATCCTCCTGTGCGTCTGCAGCTTTTTGAATTCG AGGCCTGCCCTTTTTGCAGGAGGGTTCGCGAAGCTATGACTGAGCTAGATCTTTCAGCAGAG GTGTATCCTTGTCCAAAAGGTTCGATAAGACACAGAGAATTGGTTAACAGATCTGGTGGAAAAGAGCA ATTTCCCTTTCTCATTGATCCAAATACCGGTATTTCAATGTATGAAAGCG GGGAAATCGTGAGATACCTATTTCAGCAATATGGGAAAGGCAGAAAACCTTCACCGGGGCTTTTGGAAAG TACATTGCTTACAGGGTGGATGCCGACAATATTTCGAGCAGGTAGAGGAATGACATTGTGGGAAAGGGCGACTCTAGAGGCACCACCTGAAAAGCTGGAACTTTACTCATACGAAAATAATCCG TATGCAAGAATTGTGCGTGAGGCACTTTGTGAGTTGGAGCTTCCTTACATCCTACAGAATGTAGGAGAAGGGTCCCTGCGGTTAAAGCTACTTGTTGATGCATCGGGGTCCAAAGAG GTTCCCTACTTGATTGATCCCAACACTGGTACACATGTTGGTGACTACAAGAAGATCCTGTCCTACTTGTTCCTGACATATTCAGTAGCCGCTGTATAG
- the LOC133745520 gene encoding probable small nuclear ribonucleoprotein F, with protein sequence MATIPVNPKPFLNNLTGKTVFVKLKWGMEYKGFLVSVDSYMNLQLANTEEYIDGQFTGNLGEILIRCNNVLYLRGVPEDEEIEDAEQD encoded by the exons ATGGCT ACAATACCAGTCAACCCGAAACCTTTCTTGAACAATCTCACTGGGAAGACCGTGTTCGTGAAGCTTAAATGGGGAATGGAATACAAAG GTTTCCTTGTCTCTGTGGATTCCTATATGAATTTGCAG TTGGCGAACACTGAAGAATATATTGATGGACAATTTACTGGAAATCTTGGGGAGATTTTGATCAG GTGCAACAATGTTCTCTATCTTCGTGGGGTGCCTGAggatgaagaaattgaagatgCTGAACAGGACTGA
- the LOC133745518 gene encoding uncharacterized protein LOC133745518 has translation MLRVTPMAMTSLLSHITSLSLPLPLKPPSSSLFPHSAKPTKTTLFLRPFSISSSSSSSDPPPHSFNGDIGPYLSCSMPHKRLKVAVLLSGGVDSSVALRLLHAAGHSCTAFYLKIWFQEGFENFWSECPWEEDLNCAKAVCNQVDVPLEVVHLTDEYWKNVVSYIIEEYRCGRTPNPDVLCNTRIKFGVFMDAIGSMEFDYVASGHYAKVVHPSADQMDKDSTLELSEDMVKDQTYFLSHLSQDQLKRLIFPLGCLSKDKVRKLATKFDLPNKERKDSQGICFLGKIRFSDFIGRHIGEKEGVILEAETGDLLGKHQGFWFYTIGQRQGLRLPGGPWYVVEKDVKNNVVFVSRNYFSVDKRRRLFRVGSLKWLQGLPSNQISQLQCKVRHGPRFCDCTLIIEHGEDGNEDVAVVNLSEDDQGLAAGQFAAFYQGRTCLGSGVILESWDDQGFPVCTKALENARMENKSLLGKPVKIKVKPEPLVTESCQIDGLELHGGSKTSGISAAKKHMHVSPGKTIHRYPLHWLPKFWKKWLQIF, from the exons ATGCTTAGAGTGACGCCAATGGCAATGACCTCTCTACTCTCCCACAtcacctctctttctctccctctccctctcaaACCCCCCTCCTCCTCTCTTTTCCCTCATTCTGCAAAACCCACAAAAACCACCCTCTTCCTCAGACCCTTCTCtatctcctcttcttcttcctcctcagacCCTCCTCCACACAGCTTCAATGGAGATATTGGGCCTTACTTGTCCTGTTCCATGCCCCATAAGCGCCTTAAAGTTGCCGTCTTGCTTAGCGGCGGTGTCGATAGCAGTGTCGCCCTCCGTCTCCTCCACGCCGCCGGTCACTCCTGCACCGCCTTCTACCTCAAAATTTGGTTTCAA GAAGGCTTTGAGAACTTTTGGTCGGAATGCCCATGGGAAGAAGATTTGAACTGTGCAAAAGCTGTCTGTAATCAG GTTGATGTCCCACTAGAAGTCGTGCATTTGACAGATGAATATTGGAAAAATGTG GTGTCCTACATTATTGAAGAGTATCGATGTGGCCGAACTCCTAACCCAGACGTTCTTTGCAATACAAGAATAAAATTTG GTGTATTCATGGATGCCATCGGCAGTATGGAGTTTGACTATGTTGCAAGTGGACATTATGCAAAAGTTGTCCACCCATCTGCAGATCAAATGGATAAGGATTCTACTTTGGAACTATCAGAAGACATG GTGAAGGATCAGACATACTTCCTTTCACATCTTTCTCAGGACCAGCTTAAGAGATTAATATTTCCACTTGGTTGTCTGTCGAAG GATAAAGTTCGTAAACTTGCTACGAAGTTTGATCTGCCTAACAAAGAGAGAAAGGATTCACAAGGAATTTGCTTTCTTGGTAAG ATAAGGTTCAGTGATTTTATTGGAAGACACATAGGGGAGAAGGAAGGTGTCATATTGGAAGCAGAGACAGGAGATCTCCTTGGAAAACATCAAGGCTTTTGGTTCTATACAATTGGTCAACGTCAAGGTCTGCGGCTCCCAGGAGGACCCTG GTACGTTGTTGAGAAGGATGTAAAAAACAATGTGGTTTTTGTGTCAAGAAATTACTTTTCAGTTGACAAAAGAAGGCGCCTGTTCCGTGTGGGATCCTTGAAATGGCTACAGGGTTTGCCCTCAAACCAGATCAGTCAACTACAGTGCAAG GTCAGACATGGGCCTCGTTTTTGCGATTGTACCTTAATAATTGAACATGGTGAAGATGGCAATGAAGATGTGGCAGTTGTCAACTTATCTGAAGATGATCAAGGCCTGGCAGCCGGGCAGTTTGCAGCTTTCTACCAGGGAAGAACCTGTTTAGGCTCCGGAGTAATTTTGGAGTCTTGGGATGATCAAGGTTTTCCTGTATGTACAAAAGCTCTTGAAAATGCTAGGATGGAAAACAAATCTCTTCTTGGGAAACCGGTTAAGATCAAAGTAAAACCAGAGCCTCTTGTAACGGAGTCTTGTCAAATAGATGGTTTGGAACTTCATGGAGGATCGAAAACTTCAGGAATTTCTGCTGCCAAAAAACACATGCATGTATCTCCTGGAAAAACAATCCACAGATACCCATTACATTGGCTGCCAAAGTTTTGGAAGAAATGGTTGCAAATATTTTAG